A section of the Acidobacterium capsulatum ATCC 51196 genome encodes:
- a CDS encoding NAD(+)/NADH kinase, which yields MRRIAVIAKPQKDELASLLPELLAWLHGHGYDPVIDDIAATYTSEARIVPRADLPNENPELVIVLGGDGTLLAAARVFAKTGVPILSVNLGSLGFLTEVPLGDLYRHLEGWAQNCCNIEQRAMLHCELRRDGHQVCEYEALNDVVVSKGAIARMGDFRIDLDGALVAAFRADGVIISTPTGSTAYSLAANGPILAPNVDALIVTPVCPHLLTLRPLVVQGNADLKLKVAGIPDQTYLTVDGQEAIALCVGDEIHCRKSVYTVKLVRLGSTGFFDVLRAKLKWGER from the coding sequence ATGCGTCGTATCGCCGTCATCGCCAAGCCGCAAAAAGACGAACTCGCCAGCCTGCTGCCCGAGCTGTTGGCCTGGTTGCACGGCCACGGCTATGATCCCGTCATTGACGACATCGCGGCCACCTACACCAGCGAGGCCCGCATCGTGCCGCGCGCCGATCTGCCAAATGAGAATCCTGAGCTGGTCATCGTGCTCGGTGGAGACGGCACCCTGCTCGCTGCCGCACGCGTCTTTGCCAAGACCGGCGTCCCCATCCTCAGCGTCAATCTTGGCTCACTCGGTTTTCTCACCGAGGTGCCGCTCGGCGATCTCTACCGTCACCTGGAGGGCTGGGCACAGAACTGCTGCAACATTGAGCAGCGCGCCATGCTCCACTGCGAACTGCGCCGCGACGGCCATCAGGTCTGCGAATACGAGGCCCTCAACGACGTTGTCGTCTCCAAGGGCGCCATCGCCCGCATGGGCGACTTCCGCATCGATCTTGACGGAGCGCTCGTAGCGGCCTTCCGCGCCGATGGCGTCATCATCTCCACGCCCACCGGCTCCACCGCCTACTCGCTCGCGGCGAACGGCCCTATCCTTGCGCCCAACGTGGATGCGCTCATCGTCACACCCGTTTGTCCGCACCTGCTCACGCTGCGCCCGCTGGTGGTGCAGGGCAATGCGGATCTCAAGCTGAAGGTCGCGGGTATCCCTGATCAGACCTACCTCACCGTCGATGGGCAAGAGGCCATCGCCCTCTGCGTCGGCGATGAAATTCACTGCCGCAAGTCCGTCTACACGGTCAAGCTGGTACGTCTCGGCTCTACAGGATTCTTCGACGTGCTCCGCGCCAAGCTCAAGTGGGGCGAGCGCTAG
- a CDS encoding TlyA family RNA methyltransferase — protein MKVRLDKLVAEQGLAASRERAQALILAGRVLVNEQKITKPGHAVDEAATLRLLGEDLRYVSRGGLKLEGALAHWHIDLTGRFCMDVGASTGGFTDCMLQHGAARVLAVDTGYGQIAESLRRDPRVQLLERTNARHLKSGDLPPGISFFGMDVSFISATLVLPAVIIAARHAEAQPLEGVLLVKPQFEVGRTQVGKGGIVRDPAAHAFAIERVREAVAATGGSEIEITDSPITGVEGNKEFLLHARWLAPLPAAGPPSPAAT, from the coding sequence ATGAAAGTGCGGCTCGACAAACTCGTCGCTGAACAAGGCCTCGCCGCCTCGCGCGAGCGCGCGCAGGCGCTCATTCTTGCGGGCCGCGTGCTCGTCAATGAGCAAAAAATCACCAAGCCCGGCCACGCCGTGGACGAGGCCGCCACTCTGCGCCTCCTCGGCGAAGACCTGCGCTACGTCAGCCGTGGCGGCCTCAAGCTTGAAGGTGCGCTCGCCCATTGGCACATCGATCTCACCGGCCGTTTCTGCATGGACGTCGGCGCATCCACCGGCGGCTTCACCGACTGCATGCTGCAGCACGGCGCGGCCCGCGTCCTCGCCGTCGATACCGGTTACGGCCAGATCGCCGAGAGTCTGCGCCGCGATCCGCGTGTGCAACTGCTTGAGCGTACCAATGCGCGCCATCTCAAATCCGGCGATCTTCCGCCGGGCATCAGCTTCTTCGGCATGGATGTTTCATTCATCTCCGCCACACTCGTGCTGCCCGCCGTCATCATTGCGGCGCGTCACGCCGAGGCGCAGCCGCTCGAAGGCGTCCTGCTCGTCAAGCCTCAATTTGAAGTGGGCCGCACGCAGGTCGGCAAGGGCGGCATCGTGCGCGATCCCGCCGCGCATGCATTTGCCATCGAGCGCGTGCGCGAGGCCGTCGCCGCCACCGGCGGCAGCGAAATCGAAATCACCGATTCGCCCATCACCGGCGTCGAGGGCAACAAGGAGTTCCTGCTCCACGCCCGCTGGCTCGCGCCGTTACCAGCGGCGGGCCCACCGTCTCCCGCTGCCACCTGA
- a CDS encoding ROK family protein: MAKKKSVSSKPVTLAVDIGGSHIKIMLLDYRGKPLSDRLRQPTPVPPTPENVLALLDGMRAQVGDFDRVSIGFPGVVKEGITYTAANLDPAWIGFPFAHEIMKRWRRPVQLANDAAVQGFGAIRGRGVELVLTLGTGLGSALYVNGHLCPGLELGHHPWRKGHSYEDYLGREGYDKHGKKKWNKHLAKAIEQTLHTFNWDHLYLGGGNAKKITLDPQPNITIVSNEDGLTGGVALWRDVSI, from the coding sequence ATGGCAAAGAAGAAATCTGTCTCGAGCAAGCCGGTTACGCTGGCCGTCGATATTGGCGGCTCTCACATCAAGATCATGCTGCTGGACTACCGCGGCAAGCCTTTGAGCGACCGCCTGCGGCAGCCGACGCCTGTTCCGCCAACCCCGGAGAATGTGCTGGCGCTGCTGGACGGGATGCGCGCGCAGGTGGGGGATTTTGACCGCGTGAGCATCGGATTTCCGGGCGTGGTTAAAGAAGGCATTACTTACACGGCGGCAAACCTGGACCCGGCATGGATCGGCTTCCCTTTTGCGCACGAGATCATGAAGCGCTGGCGGCGGCCCGTGCAGTTGGCTAACGATGCCGCGGTGCAGGGCTTTGGCGCGATTCGCGGCCGTGGCGTGGAGCTGGTGCTGACGCTGGGCACAGGACTCGGCTCGGCCCTGTATGTGAACGGGCATCTGTGCCCGGGGCTGGAGCTGGGGCATCATCCCTGGCGCAAGGGCCACAGCTATGAGGACTACCTGGGCCGCGAGGGGTATGACAAGCACGGCAAGAAAAAGTGGAACAAGCACCTCGCGAAGGCGATTGAGCAGACGCTGCACACCTTCAACTGGGACCATTTGTATCTTGGCGGCGGGAATGCGAAGAAGATTACGCTTGATCCGCAGCCGAACATCACCATTGTGAGCAATGAAGACGGGCTGACCGGCGGCGTGGCTCTGTGGCGGGATGTGTCGATTTAA
- a CDS encoding methyltransferase family protein, with the protein MFVAHWITVLWDVWLALWLLAAFTSKRTVQRQSQNSRLAQAALMVFGFYLIFGPVRWIPASGLKRAIFAADDTTAWIGLALVAAGMLFSFWARAVIGRNWSGTVTLKENHELVKRGPYRLVRHPIYTGLLAAAAGTAVIYLRPMGFVGVLVIAVSFWYKLRTEERFMVQQFGEEYEQYRMQVRALIPFVL; encoded by the coding sequence GTGTTTGTCGCGCACTGGATCACAGTGCTGTGGGATGTGTGGCTGGCGCTGTGGCTGCTGGCGGCCTTTACCTCAAAACGCACGGTGCAGCGGCAGAGCCAGAATTCGAGGCTGGCGCAGGCGGCGCTGATGGTGTTTGGCTTCTACCTGATCTTCGGGCCGGTGCGGTGGATTCCTGCCTCGGGCTTGAAGCGCGCGATTTTTGCAGCCGACGATACGACCGCGTGGATAGGGCTGGCGCTGGTGGCGGCTGGCATGCTCTTCAGCTTCTGGGCGCGGGCCGTGATCGGGCGCAACTGGAGCGGCACCGTGACACTCAAGGAAAATCATGAACTGGTGAAGCGCGGGCCTTACCGGCTGGTGCGGCACCCGATCTATACCGGCCTGCTGGCCGCGGCCGCGGGCACGGCGGTGATCTATCTGCGGCCCATGGGATTTGTGGGTGTGCTGGTGATTGCGGTGAGCTTCTGGTACAAGCTGCGAACGGAGGAGCGGTTTATGGTGCAGCAGTTTGGCGAGGAGTACGAGCAGTACCGCATGCAGGTGCGGGCGCTGATTCCGTTTGTGCTGTAA
- the carB gene encoding carbamoyl-phosphate synthase large subunit, whose protein sequence is MPRRNDIRKILVIGSGPIVIGQSAEFDYSGTQACKALKAEGYEVVLVNSNPATIMTDPELADRTYIEPLTVKYLDEILRIEAEMLAASGSNGKFAVLPTVGGQTALNLAVELADAGILDKYGVELIGAKLDAIKKAEDRLLFKDAMTRIGLDVPRSALVNNIRDGLEFATKIGFPVIIRPSFTLGGSGGGIGYNREELMEILARGLDLSPVHECLIEESVLGWKEYELEVMRDLADNVIIICSIENMDPMGVHTGDSITVAPAQTLTDREYQAMRDAALLVMREIGVETGGSNVQFAVNPQTGRMTVIEMNPRVSRSSALASKATGFPIAKIAAKLAVGYTLDEIPNDITRMTPACFEPTIDYVVTKIPKWQFEKFPGADENLGPQMKSVGEVMAIGRTFKESLMKALRSLETGKRVGAEVLEPRRLTQRLVTPQPERLNYVRFAFRQGLSVREVARMTSMDPWFLYQIKEITDTIAAIGDATFDNVSPEQLRKAKRMGISDERLAEVWGLTGNEGVAKVRELRQGHGIRPIYKLVDTCAAEFESATPYFYSSYEEEDEAPQTDKRKVIILGSGPNRIGQGIEFDYCCCHAAFALKEDGFEAIMVNCNPETVSTDYDTSDRLYFEPLTLEDVLAIYEHETANGADAGMIVQFGGQTPLNLALRLKQAGVKIIGTSPESIDLAEDRKSFGKLLEQLQIPQPQGATATSVEEALASAERIGYPVLVRPSYVLGGRAMVIAYDAAAVSHYMKEAVEYSQERPILIDHFLEDAVEVDVDALCDGTDVVIAGIMQHIEEAGIHSGDSSCVLPAVDLAPQVLDTIRDYTRKLALSLKVIGLVNLQFAIQRDKVYVIEVNPRASRTVPYVSKATGVPLAKIASRLMTGRKLSEFLPENIASGKDLGTGAHYYVKSPVFPWNKFPGVDTVLGPEMKSTGEVMGVADNFGEAFAKAQLSAGLILPSSGTVFFSVNDHDKAALVPLAKQYIDLGFQIVATEGTAKVLHKAGIQAESVYKVKEGRPNIVDLIKGQRIQLIINTPRGQDTFFDEQAIRRAAVLQRIPTITTIAAARAAAEGIAASQRKHITVNPLQLLHAGHAVK, encoded by the coding sequence ATGCCACGCAGGAATGACATCCGCAAGATTCTCGTGATCGGCTCCGGGCCGATCGTCATTGGCCAGTCCGCCGAGTTCGACTACTCCGGCACCCAGGCCTGCAAGGCGCTCAAGGCCGAGGGCTATGAGGTGGTGTTGGTCAACTCCAACCCGGCCACCATCATGACCGACCCTGAGCTCGCCGACCGCACCTACATCGAGCCGCTCACGGTCAAATATCTCGACGAGATCCTGCGCATCGAGGCCGAAATGCTCGCCGCCAGCGGCTCCAACGGCAAGTTTGCCGTGCTGCCCACCGTCGGCGGACAGACCGCGCTCAATCTCGCCGTCGAGCTGGCCGATGCCGGCATCCTCGACAAATACGGCGTCGAACTCATCGGCGCCAAGCTCGATGCCATCAAGAAGGCCGAAGACCGTCTGCTCTTCAAGGACGCGATGACGCGCATCGGCCTCGATGTGCCGCGCTCCGCTCTGGTCAACAACATTCGCGACGGCCTCGAATTCGCCACTAAAATCGGCTTCCCGGTCATCATCCGCCCCTCGTTCACCCTGGGCGGCTCCGGCGGCGGCATCGGCTACAACCGCGAAGAGCTCATGGAGATACTCGCCCGCGGCCTCGACCTCTCACCCGTCCACGAGTGCCTCATCGAGGAATCCGTTCTCGGCTGGAAGGAATACGAGCTGGAGGTCATGCGCGACCTCGCCGACAACGTCATCATCATCTGCTCCATTGAAAATATGGACCCGATGGGTGTGCACACCGGCGACTCCATCACCGTTGCGCCCGCGCAGACGCTCACCGATCGCGAATACCAGGCCATGCGCGACGCCGCCCTCCTCGTCATGCGCGAGATCGGCGTCGAGACCGGCGGCTCCAACGTGCAGTTTGCCGTCAATCCACAAACCGGCCGCATGACCGTCATTGAGATGAACCCGCGCGTCTCGCGCTCCTCGGCGCTGGCATCCAAGGCCACCGGCTTTCCCATCGCCAAGATCGCTGCCAAGCTCGCCGTCGGTTACACCCTTGATGAAATTCCCAACGACATCACCAGGATGACCCCGGCCTGCTTCGAGCCGACCATCGATTACGTTGTCACCAAGATTCCCAAGTGGCAGTTCGAGAAGTTCCCGGGCGCCGACGAAAACCTCGGCCCGCAGATGAAGTCCGTGGGCGAAGTCATGGCCATCGGCCGTACCTTCAAAGAGTCGCTCATGAAGGCCCTGCGCTCGCTCGAAACCGGCAAGCGCGTCGGGGCAGAGGTGCTCGAGCCGCGCCGCCTCACCCAGCGCCTCGTCACGCCGCAGCCCGAGCGCCTCAACTACGTGCGCTTCGCCTTCCGCCAGGGGCTCTCCGTGCGCGAAGTTGCCCGCATGACCTCCATGGACCCCTGGTTCCTCTACCAGATCAAGGAGATCACCGACACCATCGCGGCCATCGGCGACGCCACCTTCGACAATGTGTCACCAGAGCAGTTACGTAAAGCCAAGCGCATGGGCATCTCCGACGAGCGCCTGGCTGAAGTATGGGGCCTGACCGGCAATGAGGGTGTCGCTAAGGTCCGCGAGCTGCGCCAGGGCCACGGTATCCGCCCAATCTATAAGCTCGTCGATACCTGCGCCGCGGAGTTCGAAAGCGCCACGCCCTACTTCTATTCCAGCTACGAGGAAGAGGACGAAGCGCCCCAGACGGACAAGCGCAAGGTCATCATTCTCGGCAGCGGTCCCAACCGCATCGGGCAGGGAATTGAGTTCGATTACTGCTGCTGCCACGCCGCCTTTGCTCTCAAGGAAGACGGCTTTGAAGCCATCATGGTGAACTGCAATCCCGAGACCGTCTCGACGGATTACGACACCAGCGACCGCCTCTACTTTGAGCCGCTGACCCTCGAGGACGTGCTCGCCATCTACGAGCACGAGACCGCCAACGGTGCCGATGCCGGCATGATCGTGCAGTTCGGCGGCCAGACGCCCTTGAACCTCGCGCTCCGCCTCAAGCAGGCCGGCGTCAAGATCATCGGCACCTCGCCTGAGTCCATTGACCTTGCCGAAGATCGCAAGAGCTTCGGAAAGCTACTCGAACAGTTACAAATTCCGCAGCCGCAGGGCGCCACCGCCACCAGCGTGGAAGAAGCGCTCGCCTCAGCCGAGCGCATCGGCTACCCGGTGCTCGTGCGGCCCTCCTACGTGCTTGGCGGACGCGCCATGGTCATCGCCTACGATGCCGCCGCCGTCTCGCACTACATGAAGGAAGCCGTCGAGTACTCGCAGGAACGCCCCATCCTCATCGACCACTTCCTCGAAGACGCGGTCGAGGTCGATGTGGACGCGCTCTGCGATGGCACCGATGTCGTCATTGCCGGCATCATGCAGCACATTGAAGAGGCCGGCATCCACTCCGGCGACTCTTCCTGCGTGCTTCCGGCGGTCGATCTCGCGCCTCAGGTCCTCGACACCATCCGCGACTACACGCGCAAGCTCGCGCTCTCGCTCAAGGTCATCGGCCTCGTCAATCTGCAGTTCGCCATCCAGCGCGACAAGGTCTACGTCATCGAGGTCAATCCGCGCGCCTCGCGCACCGTGCCTTATGTCTCCAAGGCCACCGGCGTGCCGCTCGCCAAGATTGCCTCGCGCCTCATGACCGGCCGCAAGCTGAGCGAGTTCCTGCCAGAGAATATCGCCTCCGGCAAAGACCTCGGCACCGGCGCGCACTACTACGTCAAGTCGCCCGTCTTCCCCTGGAACAAGTTCCCGGGCGTGGACACCGTCCTCGGTCCCGAGATGAAGTCCACCGGCGAAGTCATGGGCGTGGCTGACAACTTTGGCGAAGCCTTCGCCAAGGCGCAGCTCTCCGCTGGTTTGATTCTGCCCAGTTCCGGCACCGTCTTCTTCAGCGTCAATGACCATGACAAGGCCGCGCTCGTGCCGCTTGCCAAGCAGTACATCGACCTCGGCTTCCAGATCGTCGCTACCGAGGGCACAGCCAAGGTGCTGCACAAGGCAGGCATCCAGGCCGAGTCGGTCTACAAGGTCAAGGAAGGCCGTCCCAACATCGTCGATCTCATCAAGGGGCAGCGCATTCAGCTCATCATCAACACGCCGCGCGGGCAGGATACCTTCTTTGACGAGCAGGCCATTCGCCGCGCCGCTGTGCTGCAGCGCATTCCCACCATCACCACCATCGCGGCGGCTCGCGCCGCGGCCGAGGGCATTGCCGCTTCGCAGCGCAAGCACATCACCGTCAATCCGCTGCAGTTGCTGCATGCCGGGCACGCGGTGAAGTAG
- the carA gene encoding glutamine-hydrolyzing carbamoyl-phosphate synthase small subunit: MQAILALEDGRIFRGEGHGARGECYGEVVFNTSLTGYQEIFTDPSYAGQIVVLTNPQIGNYGTNHADNEANQPYIEGLVTREFSPISSNWRSQQVADEYLERFKVPVISEIDTRAVVRHLRNHGVMRGVISSIETDPDVLVQKARSLRKMDGTDLASVVTTKARYEWEHDIHDPLHQEDLVIAPERPDLHVVAYDFGIKKNILRMLSREGCRVTVVPAQTSAEDVLSLNPDGIFLSNGPGDPEPVTYAQENIRQLAGRKPMFGICLGHQLIGLALGGKTYKLRFGHHGGNHPVKCTETGKVEITCHNHNFAVDPDSINTSEVDLTHIDLNDNTLEGLRHRNMPLFSVQYHPEASPGPHDSHYLFRDFRKMMEDWKK, translated from the coding sequence ATGCAGGCGATCCTTGCGCTCGAAGACGGGCGCATCTTCCGCGGTGAGGGCCACGGCGCGCGCGGCGAGTGCTATGGCGAAGTTGTTTTCAATACCTCATTGACCGGCTATCAGGAGATTTTTACTGACCCCTCCTATGCCGGACAGATTGTCGTACTGACCAATCCTCAAATTGGCAACTACGGCACCAACCACGCCGACAATGAAGCGAACCAGCCCTATATCGAGGGTCTGGTGACCCGCGAATTTTCTCCCATCAGCTCCAATTGGCGTTCCCAGCAGGTCGCCGACGAGTATCTGGAACGCTTCAAGGTTCCCGTCATCTCTGAAATCGACACCCGCGCCGTCGTGCGCCACTTGCGCAACCACGGCGTCATGCGCGGCGTCATCTCGTCCATTGAGACCGATCCTGATGTCCTCGTCCAGAAGGCGCGTTCGCTGCGCAAAATGGACGGCACCGATCTCGCCAGCGTCGTCACCACCAAGGCCCGCTACGAATGGGAGCATGACATCCACGATCCCCTCCATCAGGAGGATCTGGTCATCGCCCCCGAACGGCCTGACCTGCACGTGGTCGCCTACGACTTCGGCATCAAGAAGAACATCCTGCGCATGCTCTCGCGCGAAGGCTGCCGCGTCACGGTGGTTCCGGCGCAAACCTCTGCGGAAGATGTGCTGTCGCTCAATCCTGACGGCATCTTTCTGTCGAATGGCCCCGGCGATCCCGAGCCGGTCACCTACGCGCAAGAGAATATCCGCCAGCTCGCTGGCCGCAAGCCCATGTTCGGCATCTGCCTTGGTCATCAGCTTATCGGCCTGGCCCTTGGCGGCAAGACCTACAAGCTGCGTTTCGGCCACCACGGCGGCAACCATCCGGTCAAATGCACTGAGACGGGCAAGGTTGAGATCACCTGCCACAACCACAACTTCGCCGTCGATCCCGATTCCATCAACACCAGCGAAGTCGATCTGACGCACATCGATCTGAATGACAACACGCTCGAAGGCCTGCGCCATCGCAATATGCCGCTCTTCAGCGTGCAATACCATCCCGAGGCGAGCCCCGGCCCGCATGACTCGCACTACCTCTTCCGGGATTTCAGAAAGATGATGGAGGACTGGAAGAAGTAA
- a CDS encoding TolC family protein has product MSVQKDLESQQKQQSSSALGKIKVWAAIACLMASTAPSYALGLGVGQQQTPQQAPAMNAMPMAPGPNYTEPLYLRPSAHNYAVGRGYFPSPVAPYFPGRMPNTNNYLNGLHLKDLIRNGKIYLSLSDAVLLALENNYDIAIQRLNLDIADTDILRAHAGSSLFGVNSGLVTGTQGGSTSTVSAAAGGGPGGTSTGSGGAGAGSGGLTLSANGAGPTPENLDPTLQAQVELNREQTPQQNVLFSGGLPAINSNTDSYNFTYNQGFSTGTALQVTFNNTRLTTNNPFNVYSPTLQSTFNAEITQHLLQGFGLGINRRFMVQATNDRRIADSAFRAQLLYTINQVENIYWGLVGAYEDVAAKQRAAQQSGSLVKDDEKQLQAGAIAPLDLVNVRSQHASDEQALIQSQSTLEYQQLVMKQAISRNLSDPTVASAPVIPTDRVNMIETPEEDASVNELVREADQNSPSVEQAMLTLKNDQLTLKAVKNGMLPTLDVSAFYGAQAVGGAVSPVCSNSIFGVQSTTNICQSLPNTNYPHVFGNLFNSSGPNKGVLFNLNIPIRNRTAQALEERSRIEYQQEEMRLQQIYVQIRMQIINGQYALTNDRAAVQSAIANRNYNKQSLDAAIKKLHLGAATSADVLLQEKNLSNAESSLLSATAKYATDRAELAQLLGTTLDRYGISIVDAATGKISTPPTIPGVEPAPAMPVVNLPGQKQQLQKQKQQPVPEPEKPAPNGKIGSR; this is encoded by the coding sequence ATGAGCGTGCAGAAGGACCTTGAATCACAGCAGAAACAGCAGTCTTCCTCCGCATTAGGAAAGATCAAGGTCTGGGCGGCAATTGCATGCCTCATGGCAAGCACGGCTCCCAGTTATGCATTGGGCCTTGGGGTCGGGCAGCAGCAGACCCCGCAGCAGGCTCCGGCCATGAATGCCATGCCCATGGCGCCCGGCCCGAATTACACCGAGCCGCTTTACCTGCGGCCCTCCGCGCATAACTATGCCGTCGGACGCGGCTATTTTCCCAGTCCCGTGGCGCCCTACTTTCCCGGCCGCATGCCCAACACCAACAACTATCTGAACGGCCTGCACCTCAAAGACCTCATCCGCAACGGCAAGATTTATCTCAGCCTCAGTGACGCCGTGCTGCTCGCGCTTGAGAACAACTACGACATCGCCATCCAGCGGCTCAATCTCGATATCGCCGACACTGACATCCTGCGCGCGCACGCCGGCTCCAGCCTCTTCGGCGTCAACTCCGGCCTGGTCACCGGCACGCAGGGCGGCAGCACCTCCACCGTTAGCGCAGCCGCGGGCGGTGGCCCGGGCGGCACCAGCACCGGCTCCGGCGGAGCAGGCGCGGGCTCCGGCGGACTCACCCTCTCGGCCAACGGCGCGGGCCCCACGCCAGAAAATCTCGACCCCACCCTGCAGGCTCAGGTCGAGCTCAACCGGGAGCAGACGCCGCAGCAAAACGTCCTCTTCAGCGGCGGCCTTCCCGCCATCAACAGCAACACCGATTCGTACAACTTCACCTACAATCAGGGCTTCTCCACCGGCACCGCCCTGCAGGTAACCTTCAACAACACGCGGCTGACCACGAATAACCCCTTCAACGTCTACAGCCCGACGCTACAGTCCACCTTCAATGCCGAGATCACGCAGCACCTGCTGCAGGGCTTTGGACTCGGCATCAACCGCCGCTTCATGGTGCAGGCCACCAATGACCGCCGCATTGCTGACTCCGCCTTCCGAGCCCAGTTGCTCTACACCATCAATCAGGTGGAGAACATCTACTGGGGCCTCGTCGGCGCCTATGAGGACGTGGCCGCCAAGCAGCGCGCCGCCCAGCAATCGGGCAGCCTCGTCAAGGATGACGAAAAGCAGTTGCAGGCCGGCGCCATCGCTCCACTCGATCTGGTCAACGTGCGCAGCCAGCACGCCAGTGACGAGCAGGCCCTCATCCAGTCCCAGAGCACGCTCGAGTACCAGCAACTCGTCATGAAGCAGGCCATCAGCCGCAACTTGAGCGACCCCACCGTGGCCAGCGCGCCCGTCATTCCCACCGATCGCGTCAACATGATCGAGACGCCCGAAGAGGACGCCTCCGTCAATGAACTCGTTCGCGAGGCCGATCAGAACAGCCCCTCGGTCGAGCAGGCCATGCTGACCCTTAAGAACGACCAACTCACGCTCAAGGCCGTCAAGAACGGTATGCTGCCAACGCTCGATGTCTCCGCGTTCTACGGAGCCCAGGCGGTAGGCGGCGCGGTCAGCCCGGTCTGCTCCAATTCCATCTTTGGCGTCCAGAGCACCACCAACATCTGCCAGAGCCTGCCCAATACCAATTACCCTCACGTCTTCGGGAATCTCTTCAACAGCTCCGGCCCCAACAAGGGCGTGCTCTTCAACCTGAATATTCCCATCCGCAACCGCACCGCCCAGGCGCTCGAAGAACGTTCCCGCATCGAGTACCAGCAGGAGGAGATGCGCCTGCAGCAGATTTACGTGCAGATTCGCATGCAGATCATCAACGGCCAGTACGCACTCACCAATGACCGAGCCGCCGTGCAGTCCGCGATCGCCAACCGCAACTACAACAAGCAGAGCCTCGACGCCGCCATCAAAAAGCTGCATCTCGGCGCGGCCACCTCGGCTGACGTGCTCCTGCAGGAGAAGAACCTCTCCAATGCGGAAAGCAGCCTGCTCTCCGCCACGGCCAAGTACGCGACAGACCGCGCCGAACTGGCGCAGTTGCTCGGCACCACGCTCGACCGCTACGGCATCTCCATCGTCGATGCCGCAACCGGAAAAATCAGCACGCCGCCCACCATTCCCGGCGTCGAACCCGCTCCCGCCATGCCGGTCGTGAACCTGCCGGGCCAGAAGCAGCAGTTGCAAAAGCAGAAGCAGCAACCCGTGCCCGAGCCGGAAAAGCCTGCCCCCAACGGAAAAATCGGCAGCCGGTAA
- the truA gene encoding tRNA pseudouridine(38-40) synthase TruA yields the protein MPLNWKLTLAYDGTDYRGWQVQPELPTIQGELAAAVERITGERVLPQGSGRTDAGVHALGQVASFVLKAPIPAENLHRALNRTLPAAIRVLGAESMPEDFHARHSARSKWYEYRIFRGEVCPPWTARYVYALHWPLDVEAMRRAAAAFVGEHDFRSFAASDPDVAARGSEDAEESHVRTIFASGWAEEDDLLIYRVHGNGFLHHMVRNLVGTMIGVGRRQFDAEDMPGLLALRDRSAAGATAPARGLFLYSVCY from the coding sequence GTGCCATTGAACTGGAAACTGACGCTTGCCTATGACGGCACCGACTACCGCGGATGGCAGGTGCAGCCGGAGCTGCCGACCATTCAAGGGGAGCTGGCCGCGGCCGTCGAGCGCATCACGGGCGAGCGTGTACTGCCGCAGGGCAGCGGACGCACCGACGCCGGAGTGCATGCGCTGGGGCAGGTGGCGTCGTTTGTGCTGAAGGCGCCGATTCCGGCGGAGAACCTGCACCGCGCGCTGAATCGCACGCTGCCGGCGGCGATTCGCGTGCTCGGGGCCGAGAGCATGCCTGAGGACTTTCATGCGCGGCACAGCGCGCGGAGCAAGTGGTATGAGTACCGGATCTTTCGCGGAGAAGTCTGCCCGCCGTGGACGGCGCGCTATGTGTATGCGCTGCACTGGCCGCTGGATGTAGAGGCCATGCGACGGGCGGCGGCGGCCTTTGTGGGCGAGCATGACTTTCGCTCCTTTGCGGCGAGCGACCCGGATGTGGCCGCACGCGGCAGCGAAGATGCGGAAGAAAGCCATGTGCGCACGATCTTTGCTTCAGGATGGGCAGAAGAGGACGATCTGCTGATCTACCGCGTGCATGGCAATGGATTTCTGCACCATATGGTGCGGAATCTGGTGGGCACGATGATTGGCGTGGGACGGAGACAGTTCGATGCCGAAGATATGCCCGGGCTGCTGGCGCTACGCGACCGGTCGGCGGCTGGGGCGACGGCTCCGGCGCGCGGACTGTTTCTGTATAGCGTGTGTTACTGA